One window from the genome of Oryza glaberrima chromosome 3, OglaRS2, whole genome shotgun sequence encodes:
- the LOC127766134 gene encoding probable cinnamyl alcohol dehydrogenase 9 encodes MEQQPKMVTGWAARDANGLLSPFSYPLRAKGDEDVVVKILFCGICHSDLSTIKNEWGNAKYPVVPGHEIVGVVAEVGSSVARFAAGDTVGVGYIASTCRACANCRDGFENYCAGLVPSFNAALPDGATVHGGFSELAVVNQRYVVRIPGGGGGASPAPLDRLAPLLCAGVTVYCPMRRLGLDRPGVHLGVAGLGGLGHLAVKFGKAFGVKVTVISTSPWKEAEAVERLGADAFLLSTNAEQMKAAAGTMDGIIDTVSAVHDLTPLITLLRTHGQLVPVGSPGKPVQLALYPLQSDGKSVAGSMIGGMRDTQEMVDFAVEHGVAAEVEVIGMEDVNGAMERLQKGDVRYRFVIDVANTMARAR; translated from the exons ATGGAGCAGCAACCTAAGATGGTGACCGGATGGGCGGCAAGAGACGCCAACGGGCTGCTCTCTCCTTTCTCTTACCCCCTCAG AGCTAAGGGAGACGAAGACGTCGTTGTCAAGATACTGTTCTGTGGCATTTGCCACTCTGATCTTTCTACTATCAAGAACGAGTGGGGCAACGCCAAGTATCCCGTAGTACCAGG TCATGAAATCGTTGGGGTCGTCGCCGAGGTCGGGAGCAGCGTggcgaggttcgccgccggcgacactGTCGGCGTCGGGTACATCGCCAGCACATGCCGCGCCTGCGCCAACTGCCGCGACGGCTTCGAGAACTACTGCGCGGGCCTCGTGCCGTCCTTCAACGCCGCGCTCCCCGACGGCGCCACGGTGCACGGCGGCTTCTCGGAGCTGGCCGTCGTCAACCAGCGGTACGTCGTCCGgatccccggcggcggcggcggcgcgtcgccggcgccgctcgaCCGCTTGGCGCCGCTGCTGTGCGCCGGCGTCACGGTGTACTGCCCCATGAGGCGGCTCGGGCTGGACAGGCCAGGGGTGCACCTCGGCGTGGCCGGGCTCGGCGGCCTCGGCCATCTCGCTGTCAAGTTCGGCAAGGCGTTCGGCGTGAAGGTGACCGTGATCAGCACCAGCCCGTGGAAGGAAGCGGAGGCCGTGGAGAGGCTTGGCGCCGACGCGTTCTTGCTCAGCACCAACGCCGAACAGATGAAG GCAGCTGCGGGCACCATGGATGGCATCATCGACACGGTCTCGGCGGTGCACGACCTGACGCCACTCATCACGCTGCTGCGGACTCACGGCCAGCTCGTCCCGGTCGGATCGCCGGGAAAGCCGGTGCAACTAGCCCTGTACCCTCTGCAATCAG ATGGGAAGAGCGTGGCCGGGAGCATGATCGGCGGGATGAGGGACACGCAGGAGATGGTCGACTTCGCCGTCGagcacggcgtcgccgccgaggtGGAGGTCATCGGCATGGAGGACGTCAACGGCGCGATGGAGAGGCTGCAGAAGGGAGACGTGAGGTACAGGTTTGTGATCGACGTAGCCAACACAATGGCCCGTGCTCGTTAG